A stretch of DNA from Amylolactobacillus amylophilus DSM 20533 = JCM 1125:
AGTTTGCCGTAATCGAATCCTGTACCCGAGTCGCAAATGAATCAAGGTACTTTTCTACACGATAGCGTGTGCCTTTATTCACATTATAAAATGCCCGAAACCGGTGAATTCGCTTATCAAAGACCCGCACATACTCAGGGGTCAAATCCTGTGCACCGCTCGGAACAAGCGACTGCACTAATTCATCATTATTATTCTTGGTCACCACTAGCTGGAATTCCTTGCCATCAGGGGTGACCTCCGCTGAATCAACATTATAAACACCTGGCTTAGTGTAGTGCTGCATCTCATCAAATGGCACTGTTTTCTGCAATCCAAGCTTACGGCTTAAAGTACGCATTCTAATTAACATAGACGAATCATTCTTCCATAATTTCATAAATTAGCTCCTCTGCAGGCGGCTGGACGGCCGATAAATGATATGCCTGATGGATACTACTTTGTACTTGGTCATCATCGAAACTATTGGCATGGACGGTGACCAGTGGCTCACCTCGATGCACATAGTCCCCTACTTTCTTGTGGATCACTAGACCCACGCCCGGATCAATCTTATCTGTTTTCTTAAGCCGGCCACCACCCAGGTAGACAACCAGCATCCCTAGATCATTAGTATCAATTGCATTCACGTAGCCATCATCTAGCGCAGTAACCACAATCTGATTCTTGGCGTGGGGCATGAGTTGGTAGTTGTCAACAACGCGTACGTCTCCACCTTCTGCCTCAACCAGCTCCTTAAACTTAGCTAATGCACTACCGTCTGCAATCTTTTCCTGCAGGATCGTCCTCGCTGTCTGAATATCCTTTGCTTGCTCTGCCAGAACCAGCATGTACGCCCCTAACTCAATCGTTAGTTTCGTCGTATCCTCTGGACCCTGACCCTTCAGGATATCGATCGACTCCTCTACCTCAAGTGTATTGCCCACCTTCACACCGAGGGGCTGATTCATGTTCGTGATTAAAGCAACCATCTTGGTTTGATGCGCCTGACCGATATCTAGCAGCTGCTTAGCTAATGAACGTGCGTCATCGAAATCCTGCATAAAGGCACCCGAGCCGGTTTTGACATCCAGCACGAGAGCGTTGGTCCCAGAAGCCAGCTTCTTACTCATAATGGAGCTAGCGATTAACGGGATGGAATCCACGGTACCCGTCGTATCCCGCAGCGCGTAAATTTTCTTATCTGCCGGCGCAACATCCTGCGTGGCACTGATAATAGCTGTACCGATGGCCGATACCTGGTCAATAAAATCATCCTCGGTCAAATTAACATTAAAACCGGGAATTGCCTCTAGTTTATCAAGCGTCCCGCCCGTGTGACCAAGGCCACGCCCTGAGATCATCGGATTTTTGACACCAGCCGCCGCAACAAGCGGTGCGAGTGGAATACTAATCTTATCACCCACGCCACCGGTAGAATGTTTATCAACCTTGATTCCCGGAATTAAGCTCAGGTCGAGGACGTCACCGGAATGGAGCATGCTGTCGGCCAAAATACTGGTCTCCTTCGCCGTCATGCCGCGCAAATAAATGGCCATCAACAACGCGCTAGCCTGATAGTCCGGAATCTGACCTTTCGTGTATTCGGTAACGAAGAATTGCAGTTCTGCAGCTGTCAGTTCGTTCCCATCTCGTTTTTTCTTAATGATATCAAGTATCTGCATATTTTTACCAAAAAAGGTCCAGACAAACGTGTCCAGACCTCCCCTCTATTAAGCTTGGTGCTCCAATGCGTAAGTAGCTAATCCAAGCGACAAAATTGCGTCTTTAGAAACATGTTGTTTTAATGCCTCTACACCAATGACCGGCACAACCGCGCCAATCACTTTGAGTCCATAACTAAGAACGTGGAAGTCGACTTTACGGTCATACTTACCTTCCGCAAACGGATCCTCATGATTATAGGTGAAATTGATCTCGCCCTGATTGACGAAGCCGTCTACATGGTTGGTCAGAATTCTGTCAGTAGTTGCTTTAATGGGTTGGTCAAGATTCTGAAGCGTCAGTTTATGATCGGCTTCCTCCTCATAATACTGTTCCTGTGTTAGCTCAAAATACTCGTTGATTGGTCGATTGAGCACCTGCATATAATCAAGCACAGCATAGATGCGCTTACTATCAAGAAATTGTTGGTGTTTGATGATGGCCTCGGCTGAGATAGTTAGGTCGTCAGCTAACGTCATTACGTCTAAATTATCCATGTTTGCCTCCCAAATTACTGATTCCAGTATACCAAAGTGGGACTCAATTTGCAGTTATATTAGCGACTTATCTGCGCCCAAGTCTGTGTGGTCAAAATTAATTTGGACGGTGACGTCCCCTAGTTTCTTGCGCAAATCTTGATTAATTTCTACCAGCCATTCCTCGTCCGAGAACCGGGAATTCTCGGGCACGACAATGTCAAACTGCAGCAGGAAATCACCATTTTTCAACCGTTCAACGTGAAAATCATGAATCTTGAGCCCTGCATGGTAGCCGTTAATCGTCTCCTGACTAATAACGAAAAAACGGGAGAATTTCTTAGAATGGATGTCGATTGGATCAACGTGCACGACCATACTAATTGCATATTTGCGCTGGAAATCACGCTCAATGTGGTCGACAATCTCGTGGGCATAGTCTAAGCTAAAGCTACTATCAAGTTCGATATGCACGATTGCATAGACCATATCGGGACCGTATTGATGAATCATCAAATCATGGAAGCCCAGAATATGGTCGTATTCATCTAGTTGTTGAGTTATTTCTTCAATTAATGCATCATTCGGACGTTGTCCCATCAGCGAATCAATGAAATTCTTAATCAGTAGCACACTAGAGATCACAATAAATAGCGCCACAACAACACCAATGTAGCCATCCAAATTCAAATTGGTCGTCACAGAAATCACAATTGCGATTAAGATGCCAAACGTCGTGAGTGCGTCGTTTCTGGCGTCGCTCGCTGCGGTCATAATCGTCTTTGAGCCGACACTTTGACCGACCTTGCTGTAAATCAGGCGTTGCCACAATTTGATGACAATTGAAAGGAGTAATAATCCGACAGACCAGTAGTTGAGCTCGACAGCAACGGGATGGAGGATTTTCAAGATCGATGAATAGATAAACTGTAATCCAACGTACAGCATAATCATCGCAGTGATGAACCCGGCAATATCCTCAAAGCGTTGGTGGCCGTAGGGATGGCCCTTATCCGGTTGTTTCCCTGAAACGTAGAATCCAACAACAGTCATCACGGATGAAACGAAGTCGAACAGCGAATTGACGGCATCGGCAATAATCGCTACCGAACCCGAGATTAGTCCTACGAAAATTTTGATTGCGAACAAAAGGACGTTAGAGAATAGGCCAACAATGCCCACACTAACCCCGGCACGAACACGCGAATATAACTTATTTCGTGATTGCGCCTTTTGCGTAATTTTGTCTAAAATAAACTTAGTAAACATCGCTAATCCCCACGTCTTACTAACTTTAATTATATCATCACAACAAATGAAAGAAGATAATTATGACTACTAAAAAAAACGAATTAAGTTCAACTAAAGCACTAGTGCGCTGCTCCTGGGGTGCGACTAACGAACCATTAATGCAGGAATACCACGACCAAATTTGGGGTAAGTTCACCACCAACGATACTGAATTATTCGAGTATCTTACTTTAGAAATATTTCAGGCCGGTCTCAGTTGGTCAACTATTATTAATAAGCAAGCTGCATTCAAAACCGCTTTTGCCGGCTATGACTTAAGTCAGATTGCCGCTTTCTCAGATAAAGAGGTAGCGCGATTGTTAAATAATCCGGCAATTATTCGTAATCGCCTCAAGATTAACGCAACCATCAATAATGCAAGAATCGTGCAAGTTCTACAGCAAGAATATGGCTCCTTCAACGCCTATCTCCTATCCGTTTGGCCCGAGATTGTCGACAACCAACCAACAACCGACGAAGAGGTTCCCGCCATATCTGAAGCGGCGATTGCGTTAACCAAGCAACTAAAAAAAGCCGGTCTGAAATTTATCGGACCGACCATTACCTATTCATTTTTAGAAGCAACCGGAAGAATTAACGATCACCTCGTTAGTTGCTCGTTCAAGTACTAACCACTCGCACAAGCACTCTTCTCTAGTGCTCAGAAGCTAACCGTTCGCACAAGCACTCTTCTCTAAATGTGCTTCGCCTTGCAACACTCTCCGCACAACTTATCACCATTCAAGTCACTCTGTGACTTTCTGGTAATCTTGTTGTTGCTCGGTGTAACCCGCAAGTCATTGCACTCTTCTCTATATTAGTCTCTTTCTAATCGTCCCTGAGACATAGTCCACCAATGTGACCATTACAATAATACCCAACAAGATGATACCGACCCGACTCCAGCTTCTTGTCTGCAAAGCAAAGATGAGCGGTGTACCAATACCACCAGCACCAACAATACCAAGAATTGAAGCCGACCGAATGGCCAATTCAAATCTATAAAGTGTGTTTGAGACCAGTTCCGGTAATAACTGTGGCATTGTAGCGAACATAATGACGTTAAACTTCGAACCCCCCGTTGCTACAACGGATTCGTTTGGCCCATCCTCTAAGTTCTCTATTGCCTCACCGAAAAGCTTCGCAAGCATCCCCACAGAGTGGGTACCAACGGCAAGTACACCCGCAAATGCTCCAGGACCTACCGCCTTCGTAAACATTAACGCCAGTACGATTTCTGGGAAAGTCCGCACAAATGACAGGAAGAACTTACCCGAGCCAGAAACAAGCCAGTTAATCCTACTGTTCTTATTTCTCGCCGCCCAAAAGGCGAATGGCAAACTAATGATCGCCGAGATAAATGTCCCAAGAAAAGCAATTGCCACCGTTAGTAGCAGCGTAGTAATCAAGTCTTCACCATCACCGCGCCAGACGTAGCCCCAATCGGGATGAATCAAGCCCTCGAATATTGCTTGACTAACTTTAACAGCATTATCCTTAATCCCGTCAAAGGGGATGTCGGTAAATGACCAAATTAACAGAGCAGCGAGGACCACGATAACGGCCCAGTTTCTAATCTTACGGATTTTTGCTTTAGGTGGTTGTGGTAATAATTTCATTTCCATTATTTGATCAACGCCTCCCGCGAAATGTTACTTACATAATCGATCACCAGGACAACTGCGAAAATCACAAGTACAATTAATCCCGTTTGATCATAACGATAGAGACTAAGACTGCGTTGCAAGAACATTCCGATACCACCGGCACCGATGTAGCCAAGCACCGTTGAGGCACGAATATTTATTTCGAATGCATACAGGACGTAACTAATGAAATACGTCTGGATCTGAGGGAAAACGGCGTACTGAATAATCTGGAGCTTGTTAGCACCGGCGGCCGTCAGCGCCTCAATTGGACCCTCGTCAATCGTCTCGACAGCCTCATAGAACAGCTTACCCACCATGCCAAAAGTGAAGAACGCGAGCGAAATAATACCGGCAACCGGTCCGATCCCAACGATAGCGACGAATATCGCACCAAGAAGCAAGTCAGGGATTGTCCTGACAATATTGAGAATAAAACGAAAGATACTCGTTACGATTTTGTTCTTAACAATATTACGCGAGATGAGTAAAGCGTACGGAAATGCGAGTGCGGCGCCAATCACCGTACCCAGGATGGCCATCTTAATCGTCTCAATCAGCGGCGCAATC
This window harbors:
- a CDS encoding cation diffusion facilitator family transporter, translating into MFTKFILDKITQKAQSRNKLYSRVRAGVSVGIVGLFSNVLLFAIKIFVGLISGSVAIIADAVNSLFDFVSSVMTVVGFYVSGKQPDKGHPYGHQRFEDIAGFITAMIMLYVGLQFIYSSILKILHPVAVELNYWSVGLLLLSIVIKLWQRLIYSKVGQSVGSKTIMTAASDARNDALTTFGILIAIVISVTTNLNLDGYIGVVVALFIVISSVLLIKNFIDSLMGQRPNDALIEEITQQLDEYDHILGFHDLMIHQYGPDMVYAIVHIELDSSFSLDYAHEIVDHIERDFQRKYAISMVVHVDPIDIHSKKFSRFFVISQETINGYHAGLKIHDFHVERLKNGDFLLQFDIVVPENSRFSDEEWLVEINQDLRKKLGDVTVQINFDHTDLGADKSLI
- a CDS encoding DNA-3-methyladenine glycosylase I, whose amino-acid sequence is MTTKKNELSSTKALVRCSWGATNEPLMQEYHDQIWGKFTTNDTELFEYLTLEIFQAGLSWSTIINKQAAFKTAFAGYDLSQIAAFSDKEVARLLNNPAIIRNRLKINATINNARIVQVLQQEYGSFNAYLLSVWPEIVDNQPTTDEEVPAISEAAIALTKQLKKAGLKFIGPTITYSFLEATGRINDHLVSCSFKY
- a CDS encoding thymidine phosphorylase; its protein translation is MQILDIIKKKRDGNELTAAELQFFVTEYTKGQIPDYQASALLMAIYLRGMTAKETSILADSMLHSGDVLDLSLIPGIKVDKHSTGGVGDKISIPLAPLVAAAGVKNPMISGRGLGHTGGTLDKLEAIPGFNVNLTEDDFIDQVSAIGTAIISATQDVAPADKKIYALRDTTGTVDSIPLIASSIMSKKLASGTNALVLDVKTGSGAFMQDFDDARSLAKQLLDIGQAHQTKMVALITNMNQPLGVKVGNTLEVEESIDILKGQGPEDTTKLTIELGAYMLVLAEQAKDIQTARTILQEKIADGSALAKFKELVEAEGGDVRVVDNYQLMPHAKNQIVVTALDDGYVNAIDTNDLGMLVVYLGGGRLKKTDKIDPGVGLVIHKKVGDYVHRGEPLVTVHANSFDDDQVQSSIHQAYHLSAVQPPAEELIYEIMEE
- the phnE gene encoding phosphonate ABC transporter, permease protein PhnE: MEMKLLPQPPKAKIRKIRNWAVIVVLAALLIWSFTDIPFDGIKDNAVKVSQAIFEGLIHPDWGYVWRGDGEDLITTLLLTVAIAFLGTFISAIISLPFAFWAARNKNSRINWLVSGSGKFFLSFVRTFPEIVLALMFTKAVGPGAFAGVLAVGTHSVGMLAKLFGEAIENLEDGPNESVVATGGSKFNVIMFATMPQLLPELVSNTLYRFELAIRSASILGIVGAGGIGTPLIFALQTRSWSRVGIILLGIIVMVTLVDYVSGTIRKRLI
- the phnE gene encoding phosphonate ABC transporter, permease protein PhnE, producing MDKPEISLPKRPLRPTKWILTAVMVIGLFVSISATGADFGEFFSNLDQFGAIFGEMARPDWSYSYYVIAPLIETIKMAILGTVIGAALAFPYALLISRNIVKNKIVTSIFRFILNIVRTIPDLLLGAIFVAIVGIGPVAGIISLAFFTFGMVGKLFYEAVETIDEGPIEALTAAGANKLQIIQYAVFPQIQTYFISYVLYAFEINIRASTVLGYIGAGGIGMFLQRSLSLYRYDQTGLIVLVIFAVVLVIDYVSNISREALIK